In Hydractinia symbiolongicarpus strain clone_291-10 chromosome 13, HSymV2.1, whole genome shotgun sequence, a single genomic region encodes these proteins:
- the LOC130623147 gene encoding uncharacterized protein LOC130623147 codes for MAGHRVSNKYERYHHIREEQPRDYGEYFIRDGKDFQSTHNGREKQVNLLLLTDDKKSHYIAIKSLSRLLGSDKSKNHAKMHFCMNCLQAFPTIESRDKHYIYCKDNEAVKITMPTEKEKLLYYKDGQQQFKVPFAIYADFESFLIPMKENAKETKTKKLNRYRGKNCVKMFVDHLEDEVKRLYSTFPQQDMLPLTEVLQREREAAKTCHICMKPFEDDPENCKVRDHCHYMGLYRGAAHNTCNFNYKIPSHVPVIFHNISGYDAHLFIRELGEKYDTQDIGCIAENTEKYISFNVKIKVPIAGMGYGDGETYKKIEIRFIDSCRFMASSLEKLASNLIGTNTAGMKYQQCADTCLEFKNIDDEYVASFWCKNCNSSTTKQLEKEQVKANAPAMSFFFSEDDVFRLMLRKGIFPYEYMDSWRRFKETELPPKEAFYGKLNMKGISDNDYEHAQEVWNVINPKVAEVYMGDYHDIYLVADVLLLTDIFQSFRGVCQKNYKLDLAHFYSATGLAWRAALKYTEIKLELLTGPDMLLMFEKGIPGGITQAAHRYARANNKYMGNQYDPEAVSSYLQYLEANNLYGWAMRQDLPTHGFKWLSNVETFTEKRIEKLVADNKHGCILEVDIDYPKNLHDKHNELPFSPERKVVHGVEKLIPNLEHKRKYMVHIGPLHQSLKHGLELKKVHRVFQFNQKPWLRHYIDHNTRLRTAAKNQFEKDFYKLMNLSVFGKTMENIRNHRNIKLVTNEAAYTKLVMQLQGWELF; via the exons ATGGCAGGACATCGAGTTTCCAACAAGTATGAAAGATATCACCATATTCGAGAAGAACAACCCAGAGATTACGGTGAATATTTTATACGTGACGGGAAAGACTTTCAATCTACACACAATGGACGCGAGAAACAGGTTAATCTGCTACTCCTTACAGACGATAAAAAGAGTCATTATATAGCCATCAAAAGCCTCTCACGGCTCTTGGGTAGTGACAAATCAAAAAATCATGCAAAGATGCACTTTTGTATGAACTGTCTGCAGGCCTTTCCAACAATCGAATCGCGAGACAAGCACTATATCTACTGCAAAGACAACGAAGCGGTCAAGATCACGATGCCAACCGAAAAGGAAAAGTTGCTGTACTACAAGGATGGTCAGCAGCAATTCAAAGTACCCTTCGCTATCTATGCAGATTTTGAGAGCTTTTTGATTCCAATGAAAGAGAATGCGAAGGAGACCAAGACGAAAAAGTTGAATAG ATATCGTGGCAAAAACTGTGTGAAAATGTTCGTTGACCATCTAGAAGACGAGGTAAAACGACTCTACTCCACCTTCCCACAGCAGGATATGTTACCGCTAACGGAGGTGTTACAAAGAGAGCGCGAAGCGGCAAAGACATGCCACATCTGTATGAAACCCTTCGAGGATGACCCCGAGAACTGCAAAGTTCGAGACCACTGTCACTACATGGGTTTATACAGAGGTGCCGCGCATAACACCTGCAATTTCAACTACAAGATACCCAGCCATGTGCCAGTGATCTTCCACAATATTTCAGGGTACGACGCCCACTTATTCATTCGAGAATTGGGGGAGAAGTACGATACCCAGGATATTGGTTGCATCGCTGAAAACACTGAAAAATATATCTCCTTCAATGTAAAAATCAAGGTACCCATTGCAGGCATGGGGTACGGTGATGGTGAAACGTATAAGAAGATCGAGATCAGATTCATCGACAGCTGTCGATTCATGGCATCAAGCTTGGAGAAATTGGCAAGTAACCTTATTGGTACGAACACGGCAGGTATGAAATACCAGCAGTGCGCAGATACATGTTTGGAATTTAAGAACATTGATGATGAGTATGTAGCAAGcttttggtgtaaaaattgcAACTCTAGTACCACGAAGCAGTTAGAAAAGGAGCAGGTAAAAGCAAACGCACCAGCTATGAGTTTCTTCTTCAGTGAAGATGATGTATTCAGGCTGATGCTTAGGAAAGGTATCTTTCCTTATGAGTATATGGATAGCTGGCGACGATTTAAGGAAACGGAGCTACCTCCCAAGGAGGCCTTCTATGGCAAGTTGAATATGAAGGGAATCAGTGACAACGACTACGAACACGCTCAAGAAGTTTGGAATGTAATCAATCCAAAAGTAGCAGAGGTCTACATGGGTGACTATCATGATATATATCTCGTCGCGGACGTCCTGCTATTGACTGACATCTTCCAGAGCTTTCGAGGAGTGTGCCAGAAGAACTACAAGCTCGACCTCGCCCACTTCTACAGCGCAACCGGCTTAGCATGGAGAGCAGCACTCAAGTACACAGAAATCAAGCTGGAGTTGCTAACAGGTCCtgacatgctcctgatgtttgAAAAGGGTATTCCAGGTGGTATAACCCAGGCTGCACACCGATATGCGAGAGCGAATAACAAGTATATGGGGAACCAATACGACCCGGAGGCCGTGTCGTCATACTTGCAATACCTTGAAGCCAACAATCTTTATGGCTGGGCTATGCGTCAAGATCTACCCACGCATGGGTTTAAATGGCTGTCGAACGTTGAGACCTTTACAGAGAAGAGGATCGAGAAATTGGTCGCTGACAACAAGCATGGATGCATCTTGGAGGTTGATATTGATTATCCAAAGAACCTACATGACAAGCATAACGAGTTACCATTCTCACCAGAGCGAAAGGTGGTTCACGGGGTCGAGAAACTGATACCCAATCTCGAACATAAGCGGAAGTACATGGTACACATCGGGCCTCTTCATCAATCTTTAAAGCATGGGCTGGAGCTTAAGAAAGTGCACAGAGTTTTCCAGTTTAATCAAAAACCATGGCTCCGTCACTATATAGACCATAACACAAGGCTTAGAACGGCCGCCAAAAACCAGTTCGAGAAGGACTTTTATAAGCTTATGAACCTCTCGGTCTTTGGGAAAACCATGGAGAATATTCGGAATCACCGGAATATCAAGCTGGTCACGAATGAAGCTGCCTATACGAAGCTCGTCATGCAACTTCAGGGGTGGGAATTATTTTAG